A window of Eucalyptus grandis isolate ANBG69807.140 chromosome 4, ASM1654582v1, whole genome shotgun sequence genomic DNA:
CACTATCTTTCCCTAGAAGAATTACAATCCACGGTCTATCTTCCCCCACAACATAGTAAGCACACCTCAATAGACCTTTATAACTTCTCCACCTTAAATATAGATTCAATATCCAAACTTGTCAAGAGCACTCAATGAGATAAGATTATTTCTCAACTCTAGTACATGCCTTGCATTTGTCAATATCCGTATCACTCCATCATGCATCTTAATGTGAGCTATTCTAATCCATACTACTTCATAAGTAGCATCGTCTTCCATAAACACCTTGCTACCCTCTGTGCAATGATAAGTAGTGTATATGAGAGATCATgtgatgaaaacattttgagtcaAGCACCCAATAGTCACTTGATGAACTAATGGTAATTGCTAACACAACAATGATATCACTAGAGCTATTATGTGTTGCGGTAACAATATTACATTCACTTGCAAACTCCACCTTAACTCATTTACCCCAGTACGTTGGACAATCTCTCTAGTGCCCTACCCATCACAGTGATAACATGGGTGATTTCAAATATTAGACTTTGATTTAGAACAACTCTTTTATGCGTTACCTCTAGACTCTCTTCGTTCATCTCTATCTCGGATAAACAAATCTTGTGTTAGAGTTAATATTtgtacacttgtaataaatttactaaaaaataattttttgatcataaaaaatctaaaactagtatacatataacaaatttatctcgaaatgattttttaatcttgaaaaaccataaaccaatatacatgtaataaatttactcaaaattaattttttaatcatcaaaATCCATAAATCGGTACAtgtgtaacaaatttactctccgtaagtttatgttaaattttactgtcaaattccCAAGTTAGATGACACATGGTGGAtgacaagtataccaattttgggttttattttttgtttgtcatatgtgtatcggtttttatgatttttcgtgatactaatccaatttagcggatggtatatattgtcataaatgtatcattttgggttttttgccgacaaaaaaattagttttggataaatttatgacaGGTATaccggtttatgattttttgcggtcaaaaaattaatttgaggtaaatttacactttgggattttttgcgatcaaaaaattaatttgggataaatttgttacatgtgtactaatttaaagtttttagtagtcaaaaaatttgtttgggctatatttgtcataaatgtattaatttgaggtttttcatggtatttgCCCTTTGCGTTATCTTCTTTTGTCACTTCTTAGATAAGAAGGCAAACTTTGCCTCTTCCAAAATAATTTGGTAGAGATGCCAACAACACCATATCTTGTTTCTCAAGGCTTTATTGACGTTTTTTAATTCTATAATGAACTTGTTAAACTCATCTAAGTGGGCTCGGATAGATGTGCCcacatcatttttttctcttttccctcgcAAACCTTTTGTCCCGCTATTCTATATACGTCGCTATACACTTGAGTCACATGTCAGCGGGAACTTTCCTTATTtaagttcacttctttatctgaATCGGCCGCCCCAGTATATCCAAGATTATCACTTGTCTCATCAAATTATGACTCTCTCCCTTACGTCTCATCTAACACGGATTTGTCTACATCCTCCACTCGGGTCTCCAACACGGTTCAGACTTCAGATATTAATTCAACAATGATCACGTATAAAATAATACATGGGACGATGACCGAGATGCTGTTCGTAACCACTCGCGAAGGTTACGGAAATAGAGGAATGGCCAAGAGACCCTTTggagagaaattaaaaatgtaaGTTGAAATCTGCATGTACTGAGAATCACTGCTTACGTAACATCCACCAGTTCTTAGGTCTTTGAAAAACAATAGGAGGTGCAATAGCTTATTGAGCTCTTGACACCAAATCCATCTAAAATAAGACGCAAAGTGGAAACCGAAGTACTTCACTAATTCACGGGAAGATAATCTCGTTCGAACGTCTCGATCCAATGCCGACTCGAGCCGCTCATCCGCCAACTTCTCCGGGACCTCAGGCATCCCTCCTCTCGCTGCATTTCCACTCATTCTCTGTTTAGCTTCTTGAGCATTCAATCTGTCCCGAAAACGCAATATTCTCCGCATCTCGCAAttcaaacaaaaggaaaaaaacaagagagaaatcaATCACTAAAGCTCGAGATCACGAAGGACTATTATAGAGATGCGACACCCGAGCGAGCGGATACGCAAAGCGATCCTGTCCCAATCGATAACATGGTAAAgggagaagaaaacaagaacagGAGAAAGAACGACAACGCGTCACGCTTCTTCACCTACGCAGGAGCAGCGTTGCCTGCTCCAACGTGATGCACATGGCGAGGCCTTCGTCTCCGTCCAATGCACGCGCTATGGGACCTATCGCGAAACCAGAAACGAactatcaaaatttaaaaaagagccCAAACGTGTCTGTGCTCGCTGCATTCTATATTCTAAAATGTGTAATATATTTTCCACGCGGGTACCTCTTAATCTTTCTTAATTCCctccttgtcccacatcgcgaTTCACGTTCTTTCTTTATCGTCAAAGTGATGCACTCGAAGCTGGTGGAGCCAAGCACAAGCGACCTTATCTCTCACACATAGTGGAGTATCTACGTGTTTTTGGCTTAGATCGATGTCGTGGGGACCGTAATACAGCGAACGCGTGAGGAAAAAAACGAAACAGCGCGAATCTCCGAGCGAAGGATACCATGCAGGGCGCATCTGAGGAGGAGGTGGACTCCACTTTAGCCCCCCATGCAACTGACCTCGATTAGTCTCGAGCTGGGGCAGAACGTTGCCGCAACGATCTCTGGTTGAAGGGCACTTTCTGAAACTCGCACAGCACCCAGACACGACCGGAAAGCTAGGGTAGACCGTTGTCTTCCCGGTCTTGCTCACTCGTTTATTCGTTTTTAGGGTTTCGGTCGATAGCGTTACTTCTTTGTGGTCCTCTATTTCGCCTGTTTTCGCCGTCCAATTACGACGGGGAGATGATGTCGAAGTAGACATGACCGCCTCCCTTTGCTCGCTGCCAACGCCATAGTTGAAATCGAATTGGCTGACTTTTTCCTGGTTGAATTCCCGCTTCCTGGTCGACAAGTTCCTCGGAGTCTTATTCCAGGGTTCTCTCGGGAGCAAGACGAGATTATGTGAACACAGTTGGTCAGTGGATTGGTTCAGATTTGTGTCTTGGAGAACATGGGAGACgtcgcaaaaaaaaaagccaatgTCGTCGTAGCAAACTGATGTTGACGAAACTCGTTCAAATTCCATGACTTTGTAGCTTGATTTTTCCCCTCCCGAGCTTTAGGAAGAAAAGGAACAGCTCGTGTAACTTGGTGTGTCGGTGATTAGGAATAGTAGTGCCATGGACTTTGAAGGACATGCGATGTTTGACATATTGATTGTTAAAGCATACGTCAACCAGTTTGATCCAAACACTCATCAGCGCACGGTCGTGGACCGTGTGCACCCTCAGAGGCCTTGGGCAATTGAATATTGCTTAATATTGAACCGATCAAACTTAGACTGGCCTTGAAAAACAAAGACCATTGGATGAAATGTTGATCGAGATCAATTGAGTAATTCGACCATAAATCAAGTTCTTAATTTGCTCAGTAGGTGTATATGCCAATTATTACATTTAATTCGCCGGTCCAATAAATCGAGAGAACGTATCTTGTTATATATTTTGTATTACTTTATGACCGTATGTATCTCTAGGtctaaaataataattaactaTATTCCAACTTGTATGTCAATTTCGAAATACACACGGTCAAGCAGATTACTTGCTGAGGATTCTTGAATTTTATAGACGTGTACACATTCTAGGTCAAAATCAACGTTAGATGATCGAATGAGATCGAAAACGCCGAGTCCTAAACCGCGAAAGGTCCAcgtagattaaaaaaaaattggaaatggaaaaagaaaataacttttaagCATTCCACTTTTCACGACCTACTCCAACTGCCAACTAAAAGTCGGTGGGGcccaagaggaggaaaaaggacaGTAGTGCCCCTTCATCTCCTGACATCTCCTCTGCTGGTGCGGGGGCATTTCCGTCAAATCGCCATTAAGCCGCGGCCGGCCTGCCGCGCTGACCTGTTGCCACGTCATCCGGGAGGCATTTCCGTCAAATCAAGATCGAGCCGCGGACTGCGCTCTCTCGAGTTTTGGTGAACCGCGTACGCCGCCCGCCATACGAGCGGGTGCGAATCGTAATTACGAGCCAAAAGCCAGGGTAAAGAGTTTACATTTTCGACTATATATACGCAACTTCGTCCCGGCTAAGCCACTCGGTTTCgactctctttctctttctctatctctGGAGCTCGTGCAGACATTTCAATGGCGATCGGCGCTATCAATCTTCACATGTTTCAGACTGCTTGCGGCGGAGCCAGCTTCAAGCGCCGCCTCTCATCGCTAAACCCTTCGGCATCTTCGGCGGCCGCCGCCGTCAGACCCATCACCTCCACCGAGTCGGCTCGGAAACAGCTCGCCAACCTCGACCGCGTCCTCCAGAAGGAATCCACGCCGGCCTTGTCGCTCCCGCAAGGGCCGCAAAAGCCAGCTTCCGAGCCAGACTTTGGGTTCGGcacgtcgtcgtcgtcgtcgtcgaagAAAAGGGGCAGGGGACTGTTGCAGCGCTTGAACTTGAGTCGAATCTGGCCCGAAATCAAAGCGGCCGCGGAGGAGATGTCCCCGCGCCGCCTCGGCCGGCTCCGGCGGCTCCTGTCGAAGAACCCGGAGTATTCCCCGAGGAACGGCCTCGGGAGCCGGTGGCGGCAGTACCACGGCTGCGACGACTGGGGGGGCCTTCTCGATCCGCTCGACGAGAACCTCCGGCGGGAGATGATCCGGTACGGTGAGCTGGTGCAGGCGGCCTACCAGGCGTTCAACTCGAACCCCGCCATGCCGACGGAGGAGGCGCCGATGCCCCACCACGTGGCGCTGCCGGATAAGTCTTATAAGGTGACGAAGAGCCTGTACGCCACTTCGGCGGTCGGGCTCCCCAAGTGGGTGGACGACGTGGCTCCGGACCTCGGTTGGTTGACGCAGCGGTCGAGCTGGGTCGGTTACGTTGCGGTGTGCGACGACAGGAGGGAGATACAGCGGATGGGCCGCAGAGACGTCGTGATCGCCCTGCGGGGGACCGCGACGTGTCTCGAGTGGGCGGAGAACTTTCGGACTAAGCTAGCACCGATATCGAGTACCGAAGATCCCAAATCCAAGGTCGGATCTGGGTTCCTGAGCTTGTTCAAAACTCCTGGAGCTCACGTGCCGAGCTTGGCGGAGTCGGTCGTTGAGGAAGTCCAACGGCTCATGGAACTCTACAAGGGCGAGACCCTCAGCATCACCATCACCGGTCACAGCCTCGGCGCAGCGCTAGCATTACTAGTGGCCGATGAGCTAACAACACGCGTGGCAGAGCTGCCGTCGCTCGCGGTGTTCTCTTTCGGAGGACCTCGGGTCGGGAACAGCGCTTTTGCGGACCGAATCCGTTCGAAGAATGTCAAGGTCTTGAGGATCGTGAACGACCAGGACGTGATCACCAGAGTGCCCGGGATGTTCCTGAGCGACGATTTAGAACGCAAACTGAAAGAGACGGTCGACGGCATGCTCGAAAACGGGCAGATGCCTTGGGACTCCTACTCGCACGCGGGGACGGAGCTGCGCCTCGACACGAGGAAGTCGCCGTACCTGAAGCCGAACGCCGACGTCGCCTGCTGCCACGACCTGGAGGCATACCTACATCTCGTGGACGGGTTCATGGCCTCGAATTGCCCCTTCAGAGCGAACGCGAAGCGTAGTCTAGTGAAGTTGCTAAACGAACAAAGAACTAACGTGAAGAAGCTGTACACGAGCAAGGCCAATGCCTTAACTTTGAATGTAGAAAGGGGGCAAATTAGACCTCCCAACATGGCTAGCTGCTTGCCTAGCCCATCTTAACAAAGTTGCCTTCTTAGTTTCAGACATCATTCGTGTTTTCTAAACAAAGAACAACCGCGAAACTTTAACTATGTCCGCGATTAATATGCACAGATGATTCCCTAATTGATGAGATCATTCTCGGCGCACGAACGTTCTCCTGTAGTATCGAAATCTGCCGTGAAGTTCACTGAGGAAGAATTTGAGACCTCGTCTCGCCTTACGTTTGAGTGTCGTGCTGGGTGTGCTTCTCTTTGGTCAAGCGCCTGAAAAGAGCAGGGCAACTGACAACCGGGTCTTGCAAACGCCGACACGCGGAGCGGCGAGGATCGCTTGGCGAACGAGCAGAAGTTCAAATTGGTGCGCCGATGTTGTGATGACTTCAACCTTGAAAAGTCGCACAGTTCTGCACCGACGGGGCAAAAGGGTAAACAGGCGGTGAAGTTGGACAAGTTCTTTAAAAGGTTTTTTTTGGGATTCCTAACGGTTGACAAGTTCTCGGTCGTTGAAATGGTGGTTACCCCGGACCGTCGGTGTCGCATCTCCCGTCGCTATTGCCATCTGCCTCCGAGGATCCAGCCAATTTTTCAGAGGGAGTTTCGTATTGTCGTCAATCTACGTTATTTACAGAACCCAACTTTTCGAATTTGATGTCCCGATATTCAAATGACCAAAACGTCATAATCTATGATCTTAATatggaaaaaatgaataaaatattatgCATCGACATCTTCGCACGGCTTGCCTAGCAAATCTCCAATTCATATTCATATTCCCCATTGAAAATCCTCGCAAATAAAAACTGATGGAAAGGTAGACGGAGGAAGAAAAGGGTGGAAAAATGTATTACTTTCTCATATCAAAGATGTATGTGTACAACCTTATTTATTGTAAAACTGGAGTCGGGTTTGCCTCAAAACCCGGTGGACCCGAATTGGTTTGGTTCAGAAATTGCCAACCCAGTTCAGGAACCGGATTGGGCTCAGTAGCGAGATGTGGGCCTCCTCCTGGCCCACTATTTCCTCAGAAATTCCTTGGGCTAACCTTGATGGATTTGCCTGGCCGTGTGTGGGCTGAACTTGAATGGGAAAACAACGGACGAACGGGCCCGAGAAAAACTGCCCTGAATGGGCCTGAACTGGAGCTGGCCCTGGGAAAGGTTGCCCTTGTCGAGCCTGATTTGGCCGCCCGTGTTCTCTTCGGTCACCCTGGGTACATCAATGCGTGCATCCGAAGGTGGGTCACTGGGGCTATGCGATGCGCTAAAATTAGGAATGAGCATGGTTCAGGTGAgcgattcttgaattttagtGTGAGCACAGTCTATGTGGACGGTTCCCAATTTTAGGAACTGCCTATTGGTCTTATGAACCCACTCCGAAACCGATCAAATTACAGTCCAATTCCCCAATGGATCTATGAAACTAGTTATCAATCTCTATAAATTGaattcatcaattaatatcataGTATATCTAGTTTCTATTTATGCTCTTAAAATGAGTCGTTGGCTCTCAATTTCACACATGACAATAGAGCATTGCAATGTTTATGGACATCTACCAATCgattctcttcttcctcttcattttgtttattttgtttttgccgAGAAAGCAAGTAAATACATTattagaaccaaaaaaaaaaaaaaacaagtaggATGTTAATCCCATTACGCATCCAAgagacaaaattaattaataatatcaaataattgcaaatatatatgtatttagccaaaaaacaataaaataattgagtaattgagatggaatttcttttgaaaaatatacgTGTGTACATTGGTCCAGTTTGGATGAGTAAGTAGATAGTTCAACTTCTAAAATCGGGAATCAAAGTGGTACCCACTAGTTCCACCAAATTTGAACCAAGAACCAAATCGGTCACCATGGGAACTGTAGATTCTAGGCTGGTCCAGTCCGATTCCAATTTAAGGCAATTCCAGTTCCGTTGCATACCCTAGCCAAAATCAACCTTatgatttttgggcatttttcTTGCAGGGTAAAGAATGGTGCGCAAAAGCTAGTCTAAATCGAGAGGCTCCAATACCATGTCACAAATTAAAATCGGCGGAAATATGTATATTCCTTTCTCGTATCAAACATGCATGTGCACAACCCTATTTGTAGTACACATAGCCTAAATAATCCTGGCAAGAATatatagaagaaaagaaaagaatgattcCACGATATGCAGTATCAATCAAGGGAATCATATCAAATCAATCGGTGCCAAAGATGTCTTTGTCATATCAACAGGAGTAACGATATCTCCGACAAAAATCACCAGGATCCATCTCGAATCCGGCAAGCTCGCAACGCATGTGGAGGAACTAGTCTTGACGTGAGAGTTACGCCCCCTTGTCAATGGCAGGCTCTACGTCTATTTAGAGTAACATCTACTTTTGTTGCCCTTGTGTTGATTTTGCCTCAAATCAATTCACATGCATGCATGCGAGAAGAACCCAAAGAGCGTGCAGACTGCTTCTTGAAATTTACTACTCCCGTGCATAGGATATAAAGCACTTGATTTGTTAGGGGCGTTTTCTGTTTTTGAAATTCCCGAAACACATGTTCCAAaacatgcataaaaaaaaaacaaaaaaaagagtttaaacaaatttttcaacacttttatcttttatctttttctttcttttttctttggccatggCCGGCTACCGAGGCCTCGACAGCCCAGGGTCGGCGGCACCGGCCGCCAAATGAGGCTCGCCCGTTGCCCGGGGCCGCCGGCGACCAGCGTGCAGACTGCTTCTTGAAATTTACTACTCCCGTGCATAGGATATAAAgcgcaaaagaagaaaaaaaaaaggaaaaaaaaaaataaaataaaatattaaaaaattgatttgttgTTTTTAGGGGCGTTTTACATTTTGTCGTGTTGGTGCAACATTCTCATCAATTGTTTAAGGAGAAAACTATCCAATCAATCATACATTCAttcattttgaatagaaacattaccaaacgtgttaTTTCAATCATTAACTTttaaatttggttaatttagtctttaaaatttatgtgaaatttcaatataattatgCCGGTCATATTTTATTGAGAACTTGTCGAAGTAATTATATATCACATAAGACGGCCGACGATGACTGTGCTGGCTCGCAAGCGATTAAACCAAAATGGATAAATACCAAATTATGGAAAACGGCATTATATCAAGGCTTACGGTTAAAATTTACAATGCAAACGTATCAAGATGTGGCATACTTCTTTACACAAAAGACCAAATTACGCGAAAATAACTGTATAAATTTAGCCCGCTGTAAATAAAACGAAACTGAGGTGTTCCGTGGGCGTGGAAAATTGAGGAAATCGGTAATAGCGTGGCCGCAAAGGTTCCTGGTTGTGCTGCCCACGATGGGCCAAGAAAGATTCCCTCTGAAGCAAAAGGCCTTTATAGCTCTTACAACGTcagagttctctctctctctctctctcttcattttccctTAATACGGTCttattaatgaaataaaaagtcaaTACTGTTGCTTAAAAAAATTACGAAGAAATCACGCGTGAACTTACGTATCAAAATCTACGCATTGCGAAAGTTCCGAGTATTGAGAATTAAAATAAAGTAACTAATCTATGACAAGATTTGTATTaaccaaaaaagtaaaaaatttgtaCAGACAAGTTCTTAGTCATTCGAGCTGTTGAAAGAGGTAAATTTTCGTAAcgtctgtattttttttttatttcacacTTACCAAATCTCTTTGAACGcggaaattaattttaatttttatttttttcgcaACCATTTTTCGAAGTCAtcgtgaaagaaaaaaataaaattccctCGTTGATTTCTCGTTCGGCCCATCCCACCGACTCCGAGTTAACAGCGACAGGGCATTGGAAAAACATCCGACCAATCAGAGAAGCGCTCGCATCCTCGCTACGATAGACCCGCCCGCGGCCGCGCATTCCCCCTCCTAGGGTTTTATAAGAGCCGAGCCTCGTCGCAAGTTGCTTTCTTCCTCGGCCGCCTTCCTTAGGGTTTACAGTCGTTCGCTTCCGCTCGCGAGCACCCGCATTTCCGCCCCCCGCCAtctccctcttccttcctctctcgaGCTTCGGCCCGTCCTAGGTTAAAGCAAAGCTCCGCCATGGCTCGCGGCGGGCTGTAGGGTTTCGCGGTTGCTGTCTGGTTGCGCCGGCGGTCGAGGTCCGAGAGGAAGGCGAGAGCTccttgaggtagagagagagagagagagagagatggcgacCGCGAACCCTTTCGACATCCTCGGTGACGACGACAATGAGGACCCCAGCCagctcctcgccgccgccgccgccgccgccgccgccaagcCGGCCGAGAAGCCGAAGAAGGGCCCGGCCCAGGCCGCCGCCCCACCGTCGAAGCCGGCCGCCAAGCTGCCCTCCAAGCCGCTCCCCCCTGCTCAAGCTGGTGAGTGAGCTCTGCCGCGGCTCCGTTTCGGTTTCTGGCGTTGATTTTGTTGCTCTTAGCGGTGTGGAATCTCGATATTTGTCATCCGTCTTTTCACTTGAGGAGTGAAAAAAATCAATCCTTTTGCTGTAATTATGAGACATTGAAATGAAGAGAGCGTGTATTTAGATAGCGATTTGAGAAGATTGTTGCTGcaaatgagaaattttgggGAAATTTCGGATTGATTCTGTTGTGATTTCTTGGTAAACATGGGTTGACTCTGTGAGCGAGAAAGCTGCAGCGCAAGGTCGTTTCAGGTAAATTTTTGCTGTATTGATTATTGTTTAGCTTCAATGCGCTGGCTTGTAAGTATTGCGCTTTGCGGTCATTCTAGTAATAGGGATTTTCTTGCCTTTTAAGCCATAGTTGCAATTGGTAATTTAGATGTGTGCTGAGTACCTTCACTTGAAATTGTTGACTGTCAGCGCTAAAGTACGAGCTTCTTGTACTTAAGCGGACCAGTTTTTGACCAGCCGTTTGATGTTGCATTTGGGCGAGATCAacgaacaaaataaagttagaaaacttttgtcttttttcccaTTTAGTTTCGTGCTTCAAATACCATTTACTTAagttaatatttaattttctgtCTGACTTGGCTTATAGCTGGGATGGTGAAAAGTATCGGAACTTTTGCTTGATTGTTCTGGTGCTTGTAAACCTGTCTTTGCCTTTCTCTTACCTAAGTTGGTGATAGTTTTTCCCAAGAACTATATTTGGAAATTGACGAACTATATGATGATATTCTGTAACAGTGAAGGAAGCAAGGAGTGACACTGGTGGGCGCGGACGTGGTCGTGGAGGTGGTCGGGGTTACGGCCGTGGCCGTGGAGGCGGTCGTGGCTATGACCAAGATTCAGGGAACTACGATGGACCAGCTGGCAATAATGGTTTTTCTGGTGGTTATAGACCCTCGGAGGAAGGAGATTCTGGAAAATCATCTGAAAGGGGTGGTCGTGGCTTTTTCCGCGGAGGTCGCCCTGGTGGTTATAACAATGAAGAAGCTGGTGAGGGGGAGCGTCCAAGGAGAGCGTTTGATCGCCGCAGTGGCACTGGACGAGGGTTGGTATTGTAGACAAGAATGTTACATCTTAGCAattttagtctctctctctctctctctctctcacacacacacgcacgcacgcgCACACTCACATGCACACGCACAAGAATGCACCTTTCCAATGCATCCAAGAAGTTAATCACACACTCAAGTATGCGCCCTCCCATGTTATGCACACATACATGCAAATGGACAACCCATATACATGCCCAAAGTTGTGCTATTAATGCTGATCCAAAATAATTGCTTCAGAAATGAGACTAAACGAGATGGAGCTGGTCGTGGAAACTGGGGAGCTCCAACTGATGAAATTGCTCCGTATGCACTTTGTTTGCTAACTTTTGATATCtaactattattatttttttttcctttgggtgATTCTTTTGATCTATTGATATTGTTATTTTTGCAATGCTCAGAGAGACTGAAGAACCTGTCACTGAAGTTGAGAAAACTGGGGGTTCTGAGAAGCAGTTGGCTGGTGAGGATGGTGCAGATGCTAGCAAGGAGAAACCTCTGAATGAACCAGAAGAAAAGGAGCCTGAAGATAAGGTAAATCTATCGTGTGTTCATGGATCATCTTTATGGATCAGTTGTCCTCTTCTGGGCTGCACCCTGTATTCTGTGACAGTATCATGGTCCAACCCTTTTCTTATGATCAAGTAGTTTTCAAAAGCCATTCCTACTTTCAAGACCATGCTCAATCTGTGGAGAGAAGCTTGATTTGGCCAAATGcatattttattcatttggGGTGGGTTAATTGTTTGACTTTGTTGTTCGGAGTGTTTCTATCTGTGTATTAAGAATACTTGAGAATGCATGGTAAGCCGAAATTAAATGGCTGAAAAGCTCAAGAGTGGCAATTACTACAGCAATAGTGGAAGGAAAAAGCTGGGCAGTAGTACCACCTGAATAAGGGAAGTACTTCTCTAGGCTTAACTTCCCTTagtttctctccatttccaccCAGTCAATCAAAGTTTTGATCTTAGCTGCGTCTACTTTCTAAAGAAGCAGAATTGTTGCAAGTGCTCCAACCACCTCCCTTGGagcttgtaattttctttttttatctgaTGCTCATGAAGAAGCGAAAATGTCAGGATGATTCTGGGGATGGATGATCAGGAGCACTTTATAGTTTTCCAcctttctttcttctgtctTGAGATGAAATATATATGCTGGCATGCCAAAAGAACTCCTGGCATGCACTTAGAAGAGGAATTCTTCAAGTCACTTGAAGATTGATTGATACTGTTGGGGTATAGGTTATTGAGATGTTTAGAATTGCAATACCCCATCGTGCTTTCGCTGGGGATCGAAGATACTGTTTGCTATTTCTGTAAACAAGTCTATCTACCAATCTACCTGAGGAAAATTGATaaggtttctttttttaagttgtAGGGAATGTTTGCTTAGCTTGTGGGAAGGAGGATAGGAAGCTGCATTTGTTACTTTGTTGGTCGAAGTAACATTATTGGCCAGACAGACTGAAAAAGATTGTTTATTCAAGTTTTGTTGGAAAAGAGTTCTATCCCAGTCTGTCTGATCAGCCAACCTTAGGATTTGTGTTATAAAATTGTTGTCCACAGCCTTTAATGTTTTGACCTATTTGACATGTATTTTTCTGACTTATTTAGGAGATGACATTAGAAGAGTATGAGAAGGTCTTTGAAGAGAACAGGAAGTCATTGCTTGCACTGAAGACTGAGGAAAGGAAAGTAGAGCTGGACAAAGATTTGAAGTCCATGCAACAACTTTCTAACAAGAAGAAGG
This region includes:
- the LOC104441951 gene encoding RGG repeats nuclear RNA binding protein A isoform X1 is translated as MATANPFDILGDDDNEDPSQLLAAAAAAAAAKPAEKPKKGPAQAAAPPSKPAAKLPSKPLPPAQAVKEARSDTGGRGRGRGGGRGYGRGRGGGRGYDQDSGNYDGPAGNNGFSGGYRPSEEGDSGKSSERGGRGFFRGGRPGGYNNEEAGEGERPRRAFDRRSGTGRGNETKRDGAGRGNWGAPTDEIAPETEEPVTEVEKTGGSEKQLAGEDGADASKEKPLNEPEEKEPEDKEMTLEEYEKVFEENRKSLLALKTEERKVELDKDLKSMQQLSNKKKDNNDIFIKLGSEKDKRKEAAEKEEKAKKSVSINEFLKPAEGERYYNPGGRGRGRGRGARGGYGGGGGGGGGGGGGYARDVSAPSIEDPGQFPSLGGK
- the LOC104441951 gene encoding RGG repeats nuclear RNA binding protein A isoform X2, producing MATANPFDILGDDDNEDPSQLLAAAAAAAAAKPAEKPKKGPAQAAAPPSKPAAKLPSKPLPPAQAVKEARSDTGGRGRGRGGGRGYGRGRGGGRGYDQDSGNYDGPAGNNGFSGGYRPSEEGDSGKSSERGGRGFFRGGRPGGYNNEEAGEGERPRRAFDRRSGTGRGETEEPVTEVEKTGGSEKQLAGEDGADASKEKPLNEPEEKEPEDKEMTLEEYEKVFEENRKSLLALKTEERKVELDKDLKSMQQLSNKKKDNNDIFIKLGSEKDKRKEAAEKEEKAKKSVSINEFLKPAEGERYYNPGGRGRGRGRGARGGYGGGGGGGGGGGGGYARDVSAPSIEDPGQFPSLGGK
- the LOC104441950 gene encoding phospholipase A1-Ibeta2, chloroplastic; translated protein: MAIGAINLHMFQTACGGASFKRRLSSLNPSASSAAAAVRPITSTESARKQLANLDRVLQKESTPALSLPQGPQKPASEPDFGFGTSSSSSSKKRGRGLLQRLNLSRIWPEIKAAAEEMSPRRLGRLRRLLSKNPEYSPRNGLGSRWRQYHGCDDWGGLLDPLDENLRREMIRYGELVQAAYQAFNSNPAMPTEEAPMPHHVALPDKSYKVTKSLYATSAVGLPKWVDDVAPDLGWLTQRSSWVGYVAVCDDRREIQRMGRRDVVIALRGTATCLEWAENFRTKLAPISSTEDPKSKVGSGFLSLFKTPGAHVPSLAESVVEEVQRLMELYKGETLSITITGHSLGAALALLVADELTTRVAELPSLAVFSFGGPRVGNSAFADRIRSKNVKVLRIVNDQDVITRVPGMFLSDDLERKLKETVDGMLENGQMPWDSYSHAGTELRLDTRKSPYLKPNADVACCHDLEAYLHLVDGFMASNCPFRANAKRSLVKLLNEQRTNVKKLYTSKANALTLNVERGQIRPPNMASCLPSPS